The DNA sequence GCTTCCGTGACCGGAAGCCCGACGTGCGGGTGCCCCGCGTACGCCGGCTCCAGGTGCGCGGCCATGATCCCCCGCCGCGCCGACACGCCCCGCTCGGCCAGGCGCGCCAGCACGTCGTTGCGGGTCACCGCGACCTCGTCGGGGAGCATGACCCAGAACGACTGGTAGTTCGTCGTGCCGTGCTCCGGGTCGCGCACCGCGCGCAGCCCCGGCACGTCGGCGCCCAGCTCCTCGGCGAGCAGCTCGTGGTAGCGCGCCGCCAACTCGCGCCGGCGCCGCACGATCGCGTCCAGTTTGGACAGCTGGACCAACCCGACCGCGGCCTGGATGTCGGTCATCCGGTAGTTGAACGCGGTCTCCAGGTAGCTCTCCACGACCGCGCCGCCGCCGCTGTGCCGCTCGGCCGCGCTCACGCTCATGCCGTGCTCGCGCAGGCGCTTGGCCCTGGTCGCCCACTCGGCGCGGTTCGTGGTGAGCATCCCGCCCTCACCGGTGGTGATCAGCTTGCGCGGGTGGAACGACCACGCGGCCATCTCGGCGTCCGCGCCGACCGGCACGCCCCGGTAGGTCGCCCCGGCGGCGCACGCGGCGTCCTCCACCACCGTGACGCCGCGCGGACCGCACAGCGCGCGGATCGCGTCGACGTCGGCGGGCACGCCCGCCTGGTGCACCAGGATCACCGCGCGGGTCCGCTCGGTGAGCACCGCCTCGACGGTCGCCGCGGACAGGTTGCCGGTCTCCGGCTCCACGTCGGCGAACACCGGCGTGGCACCGCAGTAGCGCACCGCGTTGGCGGTGGCGATGAACGACAGCGACGGCACCACGACCTCGTCGCCCGCCCGCACGTCGAGCAGGTGCAGCGCGACGTGCAACGCGGTCGTGCACGACGACACGGCCACGGCGTGCAGGGCGGCGACGCGGCGCGCGAAGGCGTCCTCGAAC is a window from the Saccharothrix saharensis genome containing:
- a CDS encoding DegT/DnrJ/EryC1/StrS family aminotransferase, whose protein sequence is MIPVMKPWLGPEEAEAASAAVLSGWVAQGPKVAAFEDAFARRVAALHAVAVSSCTTALHVALHLLDVRAGDEVVVPSLSFIATANAVRYCGATPVFADVEPETGNLSAATVEAVLTERTRAVILVHQAGVPADVDAIRALCGPRGVTVVEDAACAAGATYRGVPVGADAEMAAWSFHPRKLITTGEGGMLTTNRAEWATRAKRLREHGMSVSAAERHSGGGAVVESYLETAFNYRMTDIQAAVGLVQLSKLDAIVRRRRELAARYHELLAEELGADVPGLRAVRDPEHGTTNYQSFWVMLPDEVAVTRNDVLARLAERGVSARRGIMAAHLEPAYAGHPHVGLPVTEAFTTRSLILPLYHDLTAEEQVTVVGELKAALRLPLPSH